One Pseudonocardia abyssalis DNA segment encodes these proteins:
- the rlmB gene encoding 23S rRNA (guanosine(2251)-2'-O)-methyltransferase RlmB, with protein sequence MAGNSQRRGAMRKDGTKKGMVVGSGGQRRKQLQGKGPTPPKEERPHHPAARRAKLAERSAANHGKPGTTANRRRAGDGETPETVLGRNPVVECLRAGVPATALQVVIGGTTDERVREALHLAADMGISILEVAKGDMDKMAGGALHQGLALQVPPYAYAHPDELLEIAADSGEPGLVVALDGVTDPRNLGAVVRSVGAFGGNGVVVPQRRAAGMTAVAWRTSAGTAARVPVARATNLTRTLQEYASAGLMVAGLAADGDVTLDEFELATDPVVIVIGSEGKGLSRLVKQTCDLTVSIPMAGPVESLNASVAAGVVLAEIARQRRARLR encoded by the coding sequence ATGGCCGGCAACTCCCAGCGTCGCGGTGCGATGCGCAAGGACGGCACGAAGAAGGGGATGGTCGTCGGTTCCGGCGGTCAGCGGCGCAAGCAGCTCCAGGGCAAGGGACCGACCCCGCCCAAGGAGGAGCGTCCCCACCACCCCGCGGCGCGCCGGGCCAAGCTCGCGGAGCGCTCGGCGGCCAACCACGGCAAGCCGGGTACCACCGCCAACCGCCGTCGTGCGGGTGACGGCGAGACGCCGGAGACGGTGCTCGGCCGCAACCCCGTCGTCGAGTGCCTGCGCGCCGGGGTCCCGGCCACCGCGCTGCAGGTCGTCATCGGTGGCACCACAGACGAACGGGTGCGCGAGGCCCTGCACCTCGCCGCCGACATGGGCATCTCGATCCTCGAGGTCGCCAAGGGCGACATGGACAAGATGGCGGGCGGCGCGCTGCACCAGGGCCTCGCCCTGCAGGTGCCGCCGTACGCCTACGCCCACCCCGACGAGCTGCTGGAGATCGCGGCCGACAGCGGCGAGCCCGGCCTGGTCGTCGCGCTCGACGGCGTCACCGACCCGCGCAACCTCGGTGCCGTCGTGCGCTCGGTCGGCGCGTTCGGGGGCAACGGTGTGGTCGTGCCGCAGCGCCGCGCCGCCGGCATGACGGCCGTCGCCTGGCGCACCTCGGCGGGCACGGCGGCGCGCGTGCCGGTGGCCCGGGCCACGAACCTCACCCGCACGCTGCAGGAGTACGCGAGCGCGGGGCTGATGGTCGCGGGACTCGCCGCCGACGGTGACGTCACCCTCGACGAGTTCGAGCTCGCCACCGACCCGGTCGTGATCGTGATCGGGTCGGAGGGCAAGGGTCTGAGCCGGCTGGTCAAGCAGACGTGCGACCTCACGGTCTCGATCCCGATGGCCGGCCCGGTCGAGAGCCTGAACGCCTCGGTGGCGGCCGGTGTGGTGCTCGCCGAGATCGCGCGCCAGCGCCGGGCGCGCCTGCGCTGA
- a CDS encoding alpha,alpha-trehalose-phosphate synthase (UDP-forming): MAEQSAEFVVVANRLPVDLEKLPDGTQRWKRSPGGLVTALEPMLRSREGAWVGWPGLADAEAEPFVEDGLTLHPVMLTSKDVEDYYEGFSNGTLWPLYHDVVAPPAFHRHWWQAYVRVNKRFAEAVAEVAAPNATVWIQDYQLQLLPAELRVLRPDLRIGFFLHIPFPPTELYQQLPWRKEIVEGLLGADLVGFHTPGGVRNFRWLATRFTDAKPGARNEVSYDGRTVKLGAFPISIDSAQLDELSRTPEVQQRAKEIRNDLGNPERVILGVDRLDYTKGIDVRLRAFEELLQEDRAGDTVMIQLATPSRERVEHYQTMRAGIEQSVGRINGTFARVGHPVLHYLHQALPRDELAAFFVAADVMLVTPLRDGMNLVAKEYVACRSDLGGVLVLSEFAGAAIELKESVLVNPHDTDGVKNALHQALTMPAAESRKRMKSLRRQVLSNDVDRWARSFLDALGLPS; the protein is encoded by the coding sequence GTGGCCGAACAGAGCGCCGAGTTCGTGGTGGTGGCCAACCGGCTGCCGGTGGACCTGGAGAAGCTCCCGGACGGCACGCAGCGGTGGAAGCGCAGCCCCGGCGGCCTGGTCACAGCGCTGGAGCCGATGCTGCGCAGCCGTGAGGGGGCGTGGGTCGGCTGGCCGGGTCTCGCCGACGCCGAGGCCGAGCCGTTCGTCGAGGACGGGCTGACGCTGCACCCGGTGATGCTCACGTCGAAGGACGTCGAGGACTACTACGAGGGTTTCTCCAACGGCACGCTGTGGCCGCTCTACCACGACGTCGTCGCACCGCCCGCGTTCCACCGGCACTGGTGGCAGGCCTACGTCCGGGTCAACAAGCGGTTCGCCGAGGCCGTCGCCGAGGTGGCCGCGCCGAACGCCACGGTCTGGATCCAGGACTACCAGCTCCAGCTCCTCCCCGCGGAGCTACGCGTGCTGCGCCCCGACCTGCGCATCGGCTTCTTCCTGCACATCCCGTTCCCACCCACGGAGCTCTACCAGCAGCTGCCGTGGCGCAAGGAGATCGTCGAGGGGCTGCTCGGCGCCGACCTCGTCGGCTTCCACACCCCCGGCGGCGTCCGCAACTTCCGCTGGCTCGCCACCCGCTTCACCGACGCCAAGCCGGGCGCGCGCAACGAGGTCAGCTACGACGGGCGCACCGTCAAGCTCGGCGCGTTCCCGATCTCCATCGACTCCGCGCAGCTCGACGAGCTCTCCCGCACCCCGGAGGTGCAGCAGCGCGCGAAGGAGATCCGCAACGACCTGGGCAACCCGGAGCGCGTCATCCTCGGCGTCGACCGCCTCGACTACACCAAGGGCATCGACGTCCGGCTCCGGGCGTTCGAGGAGCTGCTGCAGGAGGACCGCGCCGGCGACACCGTGATGATCCAGCTCGCCACACCCAGCCGCGAGCGCGTCGAGCACTACCAGACGATGCGCGCGGGCATCGAGCAGTCGGTGGGCCGGATCAACGGCACGTTCGCGCGCGTCGGGCACCCGGTGCTGCACTACCTGCACCAGGCGCTGCCCCGCGACGAGCTCGCCGCGTTCTTCGTCGCCGCCGACGTCATGCTGGTCACGCCCCTGCGCGACGGTATGAACCTCGTCGCCAAGGAGTACGTGGCCTGCCGCAGCGACCTCGGCGGCGTGCTCGTGCTCTCGGAGTTCGCCGGCGCCGCGATCGAGCTCAAGGAGTCGGTGCTGGTCAACCCGCACGACACCGACGGAGTCAAGAACGCGCTGCACCAGGCGTTGACGATGCCGGCGGCGGAGTCGCGCAAGCGGATGAAGTCGCTGCGCCGCCAGGTGCTCTCGAACGACGTCGACCGCTGGGCCCGCTCCTTCCTCGACGCGCTGGGGCTGCCGTCGTGA
- a CDS encoding multidrug effflux MFS transporter, with protein MPRAEKLWITVLALLTSIAPLATDMYLPALPHVVDDLGTTASGVQLTLTAFLVGLAVGQLVIGPLSDARGRRPLLLIGASVCTLAGVAVAFAPSIEFMVGARFVQGFAGAAGIVLARAVIVDRTSGRRTAQLFTLMMAINGVAPVVAPLIGSGLVESIGWRGIFGVLAGLAVLMVVGVLVAVPESLPVERRRSGGLRRTAADIASVLRRGPYLAWTLVLGLSFSTMFAYISGSSFVLQDVLGLSTTGYAAAFAANAGGLVLASLLGARWDADPRLKATIGVAVLVTAAAALLVVVTLAGAPTWPVLALLFLTVASLGLIMGNATALATNHVRDVAGTGSALLGALQFGLGAAVSPLVGSSAAAMAVVMLATAGLAVIALLTARRLDPADAVTTPAAAVV; from the coding sequence ATGCCTCGTGCCGAGAAGCTCTGGATCACCGTCCTCGCCCTGCTGACGTCGATCGCGCCGCTCGCCACGGACATGTACCTGCCCGCACTCCCCCACGTCGTCGACGACCTCGGCACGACCGCGTCGGGGGTGCAGCTGACGCTCACCGCGTTCCTGGTGGGGCTCGCGGTCGGGCAGCTCGTCATCGGCCCACTGTCCGACGCGCGCGGGCGGCGGCCGCTGCTCCTGATCGGCGCCTCGGTGTGCACGCTGGCCGGGGTCGCGGTGGCGTTCGCGCCGAGCATCGAGTTCATGGTGGGTGCGCGGTTCGTCCAGGGCTTCGCGGGAGCGGCGGGCATCGTGCTGGCGCGCGCGGTGATCGTCGACCGGACCTCGGGTCGCCGCACCGCCCAGCTGTTCACGCTGATGATGGCGATCAACGGGGTCGCCCCGGTCGTCGCGCCACTGATCGGCAGCGGACTGGTCGAGTCGATCGGCTGGCGCGGGATCTTCGGCGTACTGGCCGGGCTCGCCGTGCTGATGGTGGTCGGCGTGCTGGTGGCGGTTCCCGAGTCGCTGCCCGTGGAGCGCCGTCGCAGCGGCGGTCTGCGCCGCACCGCCGCCGACATCGCCTCGGTCCTGCGCCGCGGCCCCTACCTCGCCTGGACCCTGGTGCTCGGCCTGTCGTTCAGCACCATGTTCGCCTACATCTCCGGGTCGTCGTTCGTGCTGCAGGACGTGCTGGGCCTCTCGACGACCGGGTACGCAGCGGCGTTCGCGGCGAACGCGGGGGGCCTGGTCCTCGCCTCCCTGCTCGGCGCGCGCTGGGACGCCGACCCGCGACTCAAGGCCACGATCGGCGTCGCGGTACTCGTCACGGCCGCCGCGGCGCTGCTGGTGGTGGTGACGCTGGCCGGCGCCCCGACCTGGCCGGTGCTGGCGCTGCTGTTCCTGACCGTGGCGAGCCTGGGACTGATCATGGGCAACGCGACCGCGCTGGCCACGAACCACGTCCGTGACGTCGCCGGCACCGGGTCGGCCCTGCTCGGGGCCCTCCAGTTCGGGCTGGGTGCCGCCGTGTCGCCGCTCGTCGGATCGAGCGCGGCGGCGATGGCCGTGGTGATGCTCGCCACAGCGGGTCTCGCCGTGATCGCCCTGCTCACGGCGCGTCGGCTCGATCCCGCGGACGCCGTGACGACGCCCGCCGCAGCCGTCGTCTGA
- a CDS encoding metal ABC transporter ATP-binding protein, which produces MVVTLERVPAVAPAVALRGASVRFGERTLWDGLDLDVARGEFLAVLGPNGSGKTTLMRVLLGLLPLSGGEVRIAGTAPRRGNPTIGYVPQQKALDPDLPLRGRDLVGLGLDGHRLGLGLRGRRERRAKVEAALASVGGTGYAHSPVGRLSGGEQQRLRVAQALVGDPDVLLCDEPLLSLDLAHQRTVTDLIDARRRDHDTAVLFVTHEINPVLPLVDRVLYLVNGKFRIGPPSEVMTSTVLSELYGTDVDVLRVRDRLVVVGADGRNGVHH; this is translated from the coding sequence ATGGTCGTCACACTGGAGCGCGTGCCCGCCGTCGCCCCCGCCGTGGCCCTGCGGGGCGCGAGCGTCCGCTTCGGCGAGCGCACGCTCTGGGACGGGCTCGACCTCGACGTGGCACGCGGGGAGTTCCTCGCCGTGCTCGGCCCGAACGGCTCGGGCAAGACCACACTGATGCGGGTCCTGCTGGGACTGCTGCCGCTCTCCGGCGGTGAGGTGCGGATAGCGGGCACCGCTCCCCGCCGGGGCAACCCGACGATCGGGTACGTGCCGCAGCAGAAGGCGCTCGATCCCGACCTGCCGCTGCGCGGGCGCGATCTCGTCGGCCTCGGACTCGACGGCCACCGCCTCGGGCTCGGCCTGCGCGGGCGTCGCGAGCGCCGGGCGAAGGTCGAGGCGGCACTCGCGTCCGTCGGCGGCACCGGCTACGCCCACTCGCCGGTCGGGCGCCTCTCCGGCGGCGAGCAGCAGCGCCTGCGCGTCGCCCAGGCCCTCGTCGGCGACCCCGACGTGCTGCTGTGCGACGAACCGCTGCTCTCGCTCGACCTCGCCCACCAGCGCACCGTCACCGACCTGATCGACGCCCGGCGCCGCGACCACGACACCGCGGTCCTGTTCGTCACCCACGAGATCAACCCGGTGCTGCCGCTCGTCGACCGGGTCCTCTACCTCGTCAACGGGAAGTTCCGGATCGGGCCGCCGTCGGAGGTGATGACGTCGACGGTGCTCTCCGAGCTGTACGGCACCGACGTCGACGTGCTGCGGGTGCGCGACCGGCTCGTCGTGGTCGGTGCCGACGGCCGCAACGGGGTGCACCACTGA
- a CDS encoding metal ABC transporter permease, with amino-acid sequence MDRLFSFEGIGQLLTFDFVQNALIACAVLGIVAGALAPLIVSRGMAFAVHGTAELAFTGGAAALLIGVGVGIGAVVGAVVAGLVFGILGLRQRERDSVIGVVLAFGLGLGVLMLSLYSGRASNKFGLLTGSIVSVNSADLIVLAVVAVVVIAVLAVLYRPLLFASTDPDVAVARGVPVRALSLVFAVLVGLVTALAVPIVGAILVLSVMIAPGAAAARVTASPLAATVIAVLFAEIALVGGALLSLAPGLPVSGYVAAISFVLYVGCRVVARLRGRATVVAA; translated from the coding sequence ATGGACCGGCTGTTCAGCTTCGAGGGCATCGGCCAGCTGCTGACGTTCGACTTCGTGCAGAACGCGCTGATCGCCTGCGCGGTGCTCGGGATCGTCGCGGGCGCACTCGCCCCGCTGATCGTCTCCCGCGGCATGGCGTTCGCCGTGCACGGCACCGCGGAGCTCGCGTTCACCGGCGGCGCCGCGGCCCTGCTGATCGGCGTCGGCGTCGGGATCGGGGCGGTCGTGGGGGCCGTCGTCGCGGGGCTGGTGTTCGGCATCCTCGGGCTGCGGCAACGCGAGCGCGACTCCGTGATCGGGGTGGTGCTCGCGTTCGGGCTCGGCCTCGGAGTGCTGATGCTCTCGCTCTACAGCGGACGGGCGTCCAACAAGTTCGGACTGCTCACGGGGTCGATCGTGTCGGTCAACAGTGCCGACCTGATCGTGCTCGCGGTCGTCGCCGTCGTCGTGATCGCGGTGCTCGCGGTGCTCTACCGCCCGCTGCTGTTCGCCAGCACCGACCCGGACGTCGCCGTCGCGCGCGGGGTGCCGGTACGGGCTCTGTCGCTGGTGTTCGCGGTGCTCGTCGGGCTCGTCACGGCCCTCGCGGTGCCGATCGTCGGGGCGATCCTGGTGCTGTCGGTGATGATCGCGCCGGGCGCGGCGGCCGCGCGCGTCACCGCGAGCCCGTTGGCCGCCACGGTGATCGCGGTGCTGTTCGCCGAGATCGCGCTGGTGGGCGGAGCACTGCTGTCACTGGCCCCCGGGCTGCCGGTGTCGGGCTACGTCGCCGCGATCTCGTTCGTCCTCTACGTCGGCTGCCGGGTGGTGGCCCGCCTGCGCGGGCGGGCCACCGTCGTCGCCGCCTAA
- the otsB gene encoding trehalose-phosphatase, with product MTDLDAAIREIASARTLLVALDFDGVLAPLVDVPSESRPLPESAAALGSLATLPGTVVALVSGRGLADLAATSGFGTPIRLVGSHGGEFDDGGAVLDDDQRALLDALTAEVTALVDGEPGVKLEHKPAGIAVHVRGTGPEVGPRVLDAVRTGPAARPGVDATPGKDVLDLAVLQVNKGMAVDVLRERVGADAVLFAGDDVTDETAFARLGPGDVGVKVGDGDTVAGHRVAGPPDVARVLELLLATRSQA from the coding sequence GTGACCGACCTCGACGCCGCGATCCGCGAGATCGCTTCGGCGAGAACGCTGCTCGTCGCCCTCGACTTCGACGGCGTGCTCGCCCCCCTCGTCGACGTGCCGTCGGAGTCGCGACCGCTGCCGGAGTCGGCCGCAGCGCTCGGCTCGCTCGCGACGCTGCCCGGCACCGTCGTGGCGCTGGTCTCCGGACGCGGGCTGGCCGACCTCGCCGCCACCTCCGGCTTCGGCACGCCGATCCGGCTGGTCGGCAGCCACGGCGGGGAGTTCGACGACGGCGGCGCCGTCCTCGACGACGACCAGCGCGCCCTGCTCGACGCCCTGACCGCCGAGGTCACCGCGCTCGTCGACGGCGAGCCGGGCGTGAAGCTCGAGCACAAGCCCGCGGGGATCGCGGTGCACGTGCGGGGCACCGGGCCCGAGGTCGGTCCGCGGGTGCTCGACGCCGTGCGCACCGGCCCCGCCGCCCGCCCCGGCGTCGACGCCACCCCGGGCAAGGACGTGCTCGACCTCGCCGTACTACAGGTGAACAAGGGCATGGCCGTCGACGTGCTGCGCGAGCGCGTGGGCGCCGACGCGGTGCTCTTCGCGGGCGACGACGTCACCGACGAGACCGCGTTCGCCCGGCTGGGCCCCGGCGACGTCGGGGTGAAGGTCGGCGACGGCGACACCGTGGCCGGTCACCGGGTCGCGGGCCCGCCCGACGTCGCCCGGGTGCTGGAACTGCTGCTCGCCACCCGTTCGCAGGCCTAG
- a CDS encoding LacI family DNA-binding transcriptional regulator has protein sequence MRGSRDVRRPATLASLAAELGVSRTTVSNAYNRPDQLSAPLRARVLEAARRLGYPGPDPVARSLRTRRAGAVGLLLTEALSYAFRDPAATGFLEGLALACERAGSGLLLVPVSPELADVTAVHQAGVDGFVVYSVREDDPHFKAVLERPVPTVVCDQPLHVEGVDRVGIDDRAAMLDLARHLTGLGHRRIGVLCMRLGTGRYDGPADDDRQNGSTYPVQRNRLGGLRDGLAEAGIDWAGVPVHERFAHSVDAGQSAAAELLAAHPEITAIACTSDILALGALRHAAERGLSVPEDLTVTGFDGVPEGLRAGLTTVRQPVLEKGRAAGELLLDRGDRNRPRTVLLPTELIVGTTGAAPRAERWFPGW, from the coding sequence ATGCGCGGATCCCGTGACGTACGGCGCCCGGCGACGCTCGCGTCCCTGGCCGCCGAGCTCGGCGTGTCCCGCACCACCGTCTCCAACGCCTACAACCGCCCCGACCAGCTCTCCGCCCCGTTGCGGGCGCGGGTACTGGAGGCGGCCCGGCGGCTCGGCTACCCCGGGCCCGACCCCGTCGCCCGGTCCCTGCGGACGCGCCGCGCGGGCGCGGTGGGGCTGCTGCTCACCGAGGCGCTGTCCTACGCGTTCCGCGACCCGGCGGCCACCGGCTTCCTGGAGGGGCTGGCGCTGGCCTGCGAGCGGGCGGGGTCCGGGCTGCTGCTGGTGCCGGTCAGTCCCGAACTCGCCGACGTCACCGCGGTGCACCAGGCGGGCGTCGACGGCTTCGTCGTCTACTCGGTGCGCGAGGACGACCCGCACTTCAAGGCCGTGCTGGAGCGTCCGGTGCCCACCGTGGTGTGCGACCAGCCGCTGCACGTCGAGGGTGTCGACCGGGTGGGCATCGACGACCGCGCCGCGATGCTCGACCTCGCCCGCCACCTCACCGGGCTGGGCCACCGGCGCATCGGGGTGCTCTGCATGCGCCTGGGCACCGGGCGATACGACGGCCCGGCCGACGACGACCGGCAGAACGGCTCGACCTACCCGGTACAGCGCAACAGGCTCGGCGGCCTGCGGGACGGGCTCGCCGAGGCCGGGATCGACTGGGCGGGCGTCCCCGTGCACGAGCGGTTCGCCCACAGCGTCGACGCGGGACAGTCGGCCGCAGCGGAGCTCCTCGCCGCCCACCCGGAGATCACCGCGATCGCCTGCACGTCCGACATCCTCGCCCTCGGCGCGCTGCGCCACGCCGCCGAGCGCGGGCTGAGCGTGCCCGAGGACCTCACGGTCACGGGCTTCGACGGCGTCCCGGAGGGCCTGCGCGCCGGGCTGACGACGGTCCGCCAGCCCGTCCTGGAGAAGGGGCGGGCGGCCGGTGAGCTGCTGCTCGACCGCGGCGACCGCAACCGACCCCGCACCGTCCTGCTGCCCACCGAGCTGATCGTCGGTACCACCGGGGCGGCGCCGCGCGCGGAGCGCTGGTTCCCCGGCTGGTAG
- a CDS encoding metal ABC transporter solute-binding protein, Zn/Mn family, translated as MRLRPLAGAATALAALTLTACGSGGAPTPAAADDGTLTVVASTNVYGSIAEAVGGAAVTVTSLISDPAADPHSYESTPADAATVAGGDVVVYNGGGYDEFMPQLLESAGGERTVIDVAELSGLVPAEEAGEEHSADDGHDHGEFNEHFWYSLPTMQTLADRLAQELGAADPANAATYTANAQSFDASVAGLIERVEAVGASVPGGRVAVTEPIPGYLIETAGLIDATPPEFSEAVEEDTDPPAAVVAATLALFDPATPDPLRALILNAQTETPTTDQVRQAADAAGVPVVEVTETLPEGTDYLGWMAAQVEALTAALNPV; from the coding sequence ATGCGACTGCGTCCACTGGCCGGGGCGGCCACCGCCCTCGCCGCCCTCACGCTGACCGCCTGCGGCTCGGGCGGGGCACCCACACCCGCCGCCGCCGACGACGGCACGCTCACCGTCGTCGCGTCGACGAACGTCTACGGCAGCATCGCGGAGGCCGTCGGGGGCGCCGCGGTCACGGTCACCTCGCTGATCAGCGACCCCGCCGCCGACCCGCACTCCTACGAGAGCACCCCCGCCGACGCCGCCACCGTCGCGGGCGGCGACGTCGTCGTCTACAACGGCGGCGGGTACGACGAGTTCATGCCGCAGCTGCTGGAGTCCGCGGGCGGCGAGCGGACCGTCATCGACGTCGCGGAGCTCTCCGGGCTGGTCCCCGCCGAGGAGGCGGGCGAGGAGCACTCGGCGGACGACGGGCACGACCACGGCGAGTTCAACGAGCACTTCTGGTACAGCCTGCCCACGATGCAGACCCTCGCCGACCGGCTGGCGCAGGAGCTCGGGGCCGCCGACCCCGCGAACGCCGCCACCTACACCGCGAACGCGCAGTCCTTCGACGCCTCGGTCGCGGGTCTCATCGAGCGGGTGGAGGCCGTCGGTGCCTCGGTGCCGGGCGGTCGCGTCGCCGTCACCGAGCCGATCCCCGGCTACCTCATCGAGACCGCGGGCCTGATCGACGCGACCCCGCCGGAGTTCTCCGAGGCCGTCGAGGAGGACACCGACCCGCCCGCGGCCGTCGTCGCCGCCACACTCGCCCTGTTCGACCCGGCCACCCCGGACCCGCTGCGCGCCCTGATCCTCAACGCCCAGACCGAGACACCCACCACCGACCAGGTGCGCCAGGCCGCGGACGCGGCGGGTGTGCCGGTCGTCGAGGTCACCGAGACGCTGCCCGAGGGCACCGACTACCTCGGCTGGATGGCCGCTCAGGTCGAGGCGCTGACCGCCGCGCTGAACCCCGTCTGA
- a CDS encoding MarR family winged helix-turn-helix transcriptional regulator: MTDSELRTIATAVHVLSRSLHRRGVAQVGLDVLPPSESEVLQQIGARPGSSVSEVARALRLQTSNVSTSVRGLVARGLVDRTTDPDDQRRTLLWHSPDAVRHREMLEKAWAAILADLLSGDDEALLRAAAPAIERLARAVTADPARTL, from the coding sequence GTGACCGACTCGGAGCTCCGGACCATCGCCACCGCCGTCCACGTGCTGTCCCGGTCCCTGCACCGCCGCGGCGTCGCGCAGGTGGGTCTCGACGTCCTGCCGCCGTCGGAGTCGGAGGTGCTGCAGCAGATCGGGGCCCGTCCGGGGTCCTCGGTCTCCGAGGTCGCCCGCGCCCTGCGCCTGCAGACCAGCAACGTCAGCACGTCCGTCCGCGGCCTCGTCGCCCGCGGCCTGGTCGACCGCACCACCGATCCCGACGACCAGCGCCGTACGCTCCTGTGGCACAGCCCCGACGCGGTGCGGCACCGGGAGATGCTGGAGAAGGCCTGGGCCGCCATCCTCGCCGACCTGCTCTCCGGTGACGACGAAGCCCTCCTCCGCGCCGCCGCCCCCGCCATCGAGCGCCTGGCCCGGGCCGTCACGGCCGACCCGGCCCGGACGCTCTAG
- a CDS encoding threonine/serine ThrE exporter family protein has protein sequence MSDQPPRFTRRVRSKLRKEAHDLLQPGPPSMQLLWPIGPQVPDDARVQEVLDLCMRVGEVLLSSGESVDETTGVMLRLAAAAGLSAVDVDITFTSITMCCHRGMAAAPVTSMRLVQYRSLDLTRLIAVGRIIERVESGSVDVRTAAIELSEAVRSRHPYPRWVATVGWAGLAASIAVLLGGGWITGLYAFAVTAAIDRIGRLLNRRGLPAFFQQVVGGALATGATVTLFGVGAFPPGTRPSLVIAATITVLLSGLSVVGTVQDAITGNYVTSAGRAMEILLLSAGLLVGVVMGLRVGLEFAPPLEVAGELPTGIGRFWLSTVAAGVAAACYALAGYAPGRSLLAAAIAGAAGFSSYSLLVQVAGIGPVAATGAAAIVVGLAAGLFRRGGGVPPLVITLAGITPLLPGFSAYRGFYQLAIEGVSDGLVTITLALGIGLALAAGVALGDFLTRPVRPSGPAVAEPAPEPGAA, from the coding sequence ATGTCCGACCAGCCCCCCCGCTTCACCCGGCGCGTCCGCAGCAAGCTCCGCAAGGAGGCCCACGACCTGCTGCAACCCGGGCCGCCCAGCATGCAGCTGCTGTGGCCGATCGGGCCCCAGGTACCCGACGACGCCCGGGTGCAGGAGGTGCTCGACCTCTGTATGCGCGTGGGCGAGGTGCTGCTGTCCAGCGGCGAGAGCGTCGACGAGACGACGGGTGTCATGCTGCGCCTGGCGGCGGCGGCGGGCCTCTCGGCGGTCGACGTGGACATCACGTTCACCTCGATCACCATGTGCTGCCATCGCGGGATGGCCGCCGCCCCGGTGACGTCGATGCGGCTGGTGCAGTACCGCTCGCTCGACCTCACGCGGCTGATCGCCGTCGGGAGGATCATCGAGCGCGTCGAGAGCGGCTCGGTCGACGTGCGCACCGCGGCGATCGAGCTGTCCGAGGCCGTCCGCTCGCGGCACCCGTACCCGCGATGGGTGGCCACGGTCGGGTGGGCCGGGCTGGCCGCGTCGATCGCGGTGCTCCTCGGCGGCGGCTGGATCACCGGCCTCTACGCGTTCGCCGTCACCGCCGCGATCGACCGGATCGGGCGGCTGCTCAACCGCCGCGGACTGCCCGCGTTCTTCCAGCAGGTCGTCGGCGGGGCGCTCGCCACGGGCGCGACGGTGACCCTGTTCGGCGTCGGCGCGTTCCCGCCGGGCACCCGGCCGTCGCTCGTCATCGCCGCGACGATCACGGTGCTGTTGTCCGGCCTGTCGGTCGTCGGCACCGTGCAGGACGCGATCACCGGCAACTACGTCACCTCGGCGGGCCGGGCGATGGAGATCCTCCTGCTCTCCGCCGGTCTGCTGGTCGGGGTCGTGATGGGCCTGCGCGTCGGGCTGGAGTTCGCGCCGCCGCTGGAGGTGGCGGGCGAACTGCCGACCGGGATCGGGCGGTTCTGGCTGTCCACCGTGGCCGCAGGGGTCGCCGCCGCCTGCTACGCGCTCGCCGGCTACGCCCCCGGGCGCTCGCTGCTGGCCGCGGCGATCGCCGGCGCGGCCGGTTTCAGCAGCTACAGCCTGCTGGTGCAGGTCGCGGGCATCGGCCCGGTGGCCGCGACCGGCGCCGCCGCGATCGTCGTCGGGCTCGCCGCGGGCCTGTTCCGCCGCGGCGGCGGGGTGCCGCCACTGGTGATCACCCTGGCCGGCATCACCCCGCTGCTGCCCGGGTTCAGCGCCTACCGCGGCTTCTACCAGCTCGCCATCGAGGGCGTCTCCGACGGCCTGGTGACGATCACGCTCGCACTGGGCATCGGGCTCGCCCTCGCAGCCGGGGTGGCCCTCGGCGACTTCCTGACGCGCCCGGTCCGCCCGTCCGGACCGGCCGTCGCGGAACCCGCACCGGAGCCCGGCGCCGCGTAG